In one window of Nocardia brasiliensis DNA:
- a CDS encoding helix-turn-helix domain-containing protein, whose product MATRDLRTDIREFLSSRRARIAPEQAGLPAYGGNRRAKGLRREEVALLAGVSVDYYVRMERGSLAGASDGVLAALAAALQLDEAERDHLFHLARRSTAPGGLRRRRPAVAVRSTLQQVLDAIADAPAWICNGRYDVLATNHLARALYSPLLADPRRPANTARFVYLTPEAARDFFVDYDRVAGDVAAKLRMEAGRDPHDEELIALVGELSTCSELFRQRWASQDVRLHRSGRKRLHHPIVGRLDLDVESLELPAEPGLYLTVYTAPAGTPTADNLALLASWAATQPTHP is encoded by the coding sequence ATGGCCACGAGGGATCTACGCACCGATATCCGGGAGTTTCTCAGCTCGCGTCGTGCCCGCATCGCACCCGAGCAGGCGGGCCTGCCCGCTTACGGCGGTAACCGTCGGGCCAAAGGTCTGCGTCGCGAGGAAGTGGCGCTCTTGGCGGGCGTCTCGGTCGACTACTACGTGCGCATGGAGCGCGGCAGCCTCGCCGGTGCCTCCGATGGCGTGCTCGCCGCGTTGGCCGCCGCCTTGCAACTCGACGAGGCCGAGCGCGACCACCTGTTCCACCTCGCGCGCCGATCCACGGCACCCGGCGGCCTGCGCCGGCGCAGGCCTGCCGTTGCGGTGCGCTCTACGCTGCAGCAGGTGCTCGACGCCATCGCCGACGCGCCCGCCTGGATCTGCAACGGTCGCTATGACGTGCTCGCCACGAACCACCTTGCCCGCGCGCTGTATTCACCGTTGCTGGCTGACCCGCGACGGCCGGCGAACACTGCGCGGTTCGTCTATCTGACTCCCGAGGCGGCCAGAGATTTCTTTGTCGACTACGACCGGGTCGCCGGTGACGTGGCCGCGAAGCTACGCATGGAAGCCGGCCGCGATCCGCACGACGAGGAGCTGATCGCCCTGGTCGGCGAACTGTCGACGTGCAGCGAGCTGTTCCGGCAGCGGTGGGCGTCTCAGGATGTGCGGCTGCACCGATCCGGACGCAAGCGGCTGCACCATCCGATCGTCGGCCGGCTCGACTTGGACGTCGAGTCCCTGGAACTGCCCGCCGAACCCGGCCTGTACCTCACCGTCTACACCGCCCCCGCGGGCACGCCGACCGCTGACAACCTCGCGCTGCTGGCGTCGTGGGCGGCCACCCAACCGACACATCCCTGA
- a CDS encoding MFS transporter has product MSGHGGALTEARVLRTPGIALVLSCAFVPMMDTFLAGVALPGIRRDFGLAEGSALLSLVLVGYLAGFGSLLIVGGRVGDRFGRRRVLWSATVGFLLASALCGAAPSFGVLVGGRVVQGITAGFVLPQVLGLVTAHAGDRRERAISWYSSMSGVSALVGLIGGSALLDLVGGSGAWRWLFLINIPLGLVAVLLLPRMVPDTAPNIEQRVDGRGGALLSLTVLSFLLTAALSTTLGPRTVALAVVTAALGVAWLAHQRGNAGAGKPVLVPAGLFGSAELRWALVLMLPFFAGAGGFLYALPQTLQEGLGHAPLIAGLLTAPMALGFLVSSFTVPRLRARLGVGAIALGATVQGLGLAAMAVGVGVPSTPPICVAMLVIGTGQGITLGTMNAHLLSLVPAELAGMGGGVLLTAQQVSIATGAAVLGSVFGVVVRSSGQQSAMVTVLLVQLVLAALVIAAALRSARRGGGR; this is encoded by the coding sequence ATGAGCGGGCACGGGGGTGCGCTGACCGAAGCACGCGTATTGCGTACGCCGGGCATCGCTTTGGTGCTGTCCTGCGCGTTCGTGCCGATGATGGACACGTTCCTCGCGGGTGTCGCGTTGCCGGGTATCCGGCGCGATTTCGGGCTCGCCGAGGGCTCGGCGCTGTTGAGTCTGGTGCTGGTCGGTTATCTGGCCGGGTTCGGGTCGCTGCTGATCGTCGGCGGCCGGGTCGGTGACCGGTTCGGGCGGCGGCGGGTGCTGTGGTCGGCGACCGTGGGATTCCTGCTCGCCTCGGCGCTGTGCGGGGCCGCGCCGAGTTTCGGTGTGCTCGTGGGTGGGCGCGTCGTGCAGGGGATCACGGCCGGGTTCGTGCTGCCGCAGGTGCTCGGTCTGGTCACCGCGCACGCCGGGGATCGCCGGGAACGGGCGATCAGCTGGTATTCCTCGATGAGCGGGGTTTCGGCGCTGGTCGGCTTGATCGGCGGGAGCGCGCTGCTCGACCTGGTGGGCGGCAGCGGGGCGTGGCGGTGGTTGTTCCTGATCAATATTCCGCTGGGGCTGGTCGCGGTGCTCCTGTTGCCGCGCATGGTGCCCGACACCGCGCCGAACATCGAACAGCGCGTCGACGGGCGCGGCGGTGCGCTGTTGTCGTTGACGGTGCTGTCGTTCCTGCTCACCGCGGCGTTGTCGACCACGCTGGGCCCACGCACCGTGGCGCTCGCAGTGGTGACGGCGGCGTTGGGCGTCGCGTGGCTGGCGCACCAGCGTGGCAATGCCGGCGCGGGCAAGCCGGTTCTGGTGCCCGCGGGACTGTTCGGCAGTGCCGAGTTGCGGTGGGCGCTGGTCTTGATGCTGCCGTTCTTCGCCGGCGCGGGTGGGTTCCTCTACGCGCTGCCTCAAACCTTGCAGGAGGGTCTCGGACACGCGCCGCTGATCGCGGGACTGTTGACCGCGCCGATGGCGTTGGGCTTCCTGGTGTCCTCGTTCACGGTGCCGCGGCTGCGCGCGCGCCTCGGTGTCGGCGCGATCGCGTTGGGCGCGACGGTGCAGGGCCTTGGCCTGGCCGCGATGGCGGTGGGGGTCGGCGTGCCGAGCACGCCGCCGATCTGTGTGGCGATGCTGGTCATCGGCACCGGGCAGGGCATAACGCTCGGCACCATGAACGCCCACCTGCTCTCGCTCGTGCCCGCCGAGCTGGCAGGCATGGGCGGCGGCGTGCTGCTCACCGCGCAGCAGGTCTCGATCGCCACGGGCGCCGCGGTGCTGGGCTCGGTGTTCGGTGTGGTGGTGCGGTCCTCGGGTCAGCAGAGCGCGATGGTCACGGTGCTGCTGGTGCAGCTCGTGCTGGCGGCGCTGGTGATCGCCGCCGCGTTGCGGTCAGCGCGGCGCGGCGGCGGGCGCTAG
- a CDS encoding winged helix DNA-binding domain-containing protein produces the protein MRLTWDQVFAWRLRRQYVSAPADSVPEIVARLAGVQAQVTSSAELAVALRAATPEPDALVRALAEGTLVKTWAMRGTLHALTPATAAAGLALIASARTWEKPAWERNFGASPAQVAALTEQVRRVLDGKTLTREELVAAIVAEPGFADLGEQLRSGWGALLKPLAWQGAICHGPAQGNKITFADPAQIIKDWPGLPEPDVAAPQAITAYLGAYGPATPEAFDAWLSRGSLRKTVLRRWFSELGAAITEVEVEGRRGYVRSVDADELADTRPSGSVHLLGGFDQYVLGPGTGDTVLLPGDHRAKVSRTAGWISPIVVVGGRITGTWEWVEDTAVISMFDGAPLPKRGLDAAVARLALALGRDTVPVRAG, from the coding sequence GTGCGACTCACGTGGGATCAGGTTTTCGCGTGGCGGTTGCGGCGGCAGTACGTGTCCGCGCCCGCCGACTCTGTGCCCGAGATCGTCGCGCGGCTGGCGGGGGTGCAGGCCCAGGTCACCTCGTCGGCGGAGTTGGCGGTCGCATTGCGCGCCGCGACACCCGAGCCGGATGCGCTGGTGCGCGCGTTGGCGGAAGGCACCCTGGTCAAGACGTGGGCGATGCGCGGCACACTGCACGCGTTGACCCCGGCGACGGCCGCGGCCGGTCTCGCGCTGATCGCCTCGGCCCGCACCTGGGAGAAGCCGGCCTGGGAGCGTAACTTCGGTGCGTCGCCCGCCCAGGTCGCGGCCTTGACCGAACAGGTACGCCGGGTGCTGGACGGTAAGACACTCACCCGGGAGGAACTGGTCGCCGCGATCGTCGCCGAACCGGGCTTCGCGGACCTCGGTGAACAGTTGCGTTCCGGCTGGGGCGCGCTACTCAAACCGCTTGCCTGGCAGGGCGCGATCTGTCACGGACCGGCGCAGGGCAACAAGATCACCTTCGCCGATCCGGCCCAGATCATCAAGGACTGGCCCGGCCTGCCCGAGCCGGATGTCGCGGCCCCGCAGGCGATCACGGCCTACCTCGGCGCCTACGGGCCGGCCACGCCGGAGGCGTTCGACGCGTGGCTCAGCCGCGGCAGCCTACGCAAAACCGTCCTGCGCCGGTGGTTCTCGGAGCTGGGCGCGGCCATCACCGAGGTCGAGGTGGAGGGCAGGCGCGGCTACGTGCGCAGCGTGGACGCCGACGAACTCGCCGACACGCGCCCGAGCGGCTCGGTGCACCTGCTCGGCGGTTTCGATCAGTACGTGCTCGGGCCGGGCACCGGTGACACCGTGCTGCTGCCGGGCGATCATCGCGCGAAGGTGAGCCGCACGGCGGGCTGGATCTCGCCGATCGTCGTTGTGGGCGGGCGCATCACCGGGACCTGGGAATGGGTCGAGGACACCGCGGTGATCTCGATGTTCGACGGCGCACCCTTGCCGAAGCGGGGACTCGACGCGGCGGTGGCGCGGTTGGCCCTCGCACTGGGCCGCGACACGGTGCCGGTACGTGCCGGGTAA
- a CDS encoding M56 family metallopeptidase — MTLAVALMLYGIVVAVLGPPVLTRLTRRGNAPRLGIVAWVVAITGTLGAWAAAATMLTVEFATYWGHPHEALRACFAIMWTPLHEDGSGATKAATFAVGALVAACTIAVVARAVSVVKDMRRRTRAHAKALRLVGRQVPGIDALVLDSPQRQAYCVPGKPDTIVVTSGALDALTPDQLDAVLAHEQAHLAGRHAPLTAVLRGIATTLPGLRLVTMGATEIGRLLEMCADDKAAGKYGSEPLLGGLLAILGVTEPVPSGALAAAGTAVLVRAERLLDPVSAIRRATTRTALLGVIAATVTGFGVVAATVAFCSTFLG, encoded by the coding sequence ATGACCCTGGCCGTAGCTCTGATGCTCTACGGCATCGTGGTGGCCGTGCTCGGCCCGCCGGTGCTGACCCGGTTGACCCGGCGTGGCAACGCACCGCGCCTTGGCATCGTCGCGTGGGTCGTGGCGATCACCGGCACGCTCGGCGCGTGGGCCGCGGCGGCGACCATGCTCACGGTCGAGTTCGCCACCTACTGGGGACATCCGCACGAAGCGTTGCGTGCCTGCTTCGCGATCATGTGGACCCCGTTGCACGAGGACGGCAGCGGCGCCACCAAGGCCGCGACCTTCGCGGTCGGCGCGCTGGTCGCCGCGTGCACGATCGCGGTGGTGGCGCGGGCGGTGTCGGTGGTCAAGGACATGCGCAGGCGCACCAGGGCGCACGCGAAGGCGTTGCGACTGGTCGGGCGCCAGGTGCCCGGCATCGACGCGCTGGTGCTGGATTCGCCGCAGCGCCAAGCCTATTGCGTGCCGGGCAAGCCGGACACCATCGTCGTCACCAGCGGCGCGCTCGACGCGCTGACCCCCGACCAGCTCGACGCGGTTCTCGCGCACGAGCAAGCACACCTGGCGGGCAGGCACGCACCGTTGACCGCGGTGCTGCGCGGCATCGCGACCACCCTGCCCGGTCTGCGCCTGGTCACCATGGGCGCGACCGAGATCGGCCGTCTGCTCGAGATGTGCGCCGACGACAAGGCGGCGGGCAAATACGGTTCCGAGCCGTTGCTCGGCGGCCTGCTCGCGATCCTCGGTGTCACCGAACCGGTTCCGTCGGGTGCGCTGGCCGCGGCGGGCACGGCCGTGCTGGTTCGCGCCGAACGACTGCTCGACCCGGTGAGCGCGATCCGGCGGGCGACCACCCGCACCGCGCTGCTCGGCGTGATCGCCGCCACGGTCACCGGTTTCGGCGTGGTGGCCGCTACCGTGGCATTCTGTAGTACCTTTCTTGGCTGA
- a CDS encoding BlaI/MecI/CopY family transcriptional regulator, translated as MRGFGDLEAVIMDRIWDRDAEDTTVREIFDELAAQRDIAYTTVMSTMDNLHRKGWLARERSGKAYKYWPTLTREEHSARLMLEALGSGGRSDLVLSHFVDRITAEESAGLRAALRRLTARKTPDAPPGAEGAAP; from the coding sequence TGCGCGGATTTGGAGACCTGGAGGCGGTGATCATGGACCGCATCTGGGATCGGGACGCGGAGGACACCACGGTTCGCGAGATATTCGACGAACTGGCCGCACAGCGCGACATCGCGTACACCACCGTCATGTCCACGATGGACAACCTGCATCGCAAGGGCTGGCTCGCGCGCGAGCGCTCCGGTAAGGCCTACAAGTACTGGCCCACCCTGACCCGCGAGGAACACAGCGCCAGGCTGATGCTGGAGGCGCTCGGCTCGGGCGGGCGCTCCGATCTGGTGCTGAGTCATTTCGTCGACCGGATCACCGCCGAGGAATCGGCGGGCCTGCGTGCCGCGCTACGCAGGCTCACCGCCCGCAAGACCCCGGACGCACCGCCGGGCGCCGAAGGCGCCGCCCCATGA